GCAGACGCGGACGCGGTTGTAGCGGTTGGCCAGGAATCCGCCCAGGACCGATCCGGCGGCACCGCCCAGGAACAGCAGGAACAGGGCGGCGGTGCCGGCGGTGGTGCTGCCTTGCATGCGCTGCTGGGCGTAGAGGGAGATGAAGGTGCTCAGCCCGGTGAAGACGACGGAGCGGAAGACGACCGCCAGGGACAGTCGCACGAACGAGGCCACGTCGTCTGCGCCAGGGGGGACTTGAGTTTTGGCCGTGCCGGTCCGGGGCCGGGCGAGCATCCGCAGCACGGGTACGCACAGGGCGGCGCCGGCGAGCGCGGGCAGGACGAGGACGGGTGTCCAGCGCAGGGAGCCGTGTCCGATGGCGGCCGACACCATGAGCGGGGCGAGCGCGAAGCCGATGTTGCCGCCGAGGGAGAACCAGCTCATCGCGCTGTGGCTGCCCTGGCCGGCCTTCCTGGCCACGCGGGCGGATTCCGGATGGTAGGCGGCCACGCCGATGCCGGAGACGGCGACGAAGAACAGGGTGAGCCCGTAGGAGCCGCTCAGGCCGCTGAGTGCGATGCCCACCCCGCCCAGCAGGGTGCTGACCGGCAACAGCCACGGCATCGCCCACCGATCGGTGAGCACCCCGAACAGCGGCTGGGCCACCGACGACAGCAGGGACGCGGCCAGCACGATGCCGGAGGCGACCGCGTAGGTGTAGTCCCGTTCGGCCACGAAGAACGGGATCAGCGCCGCCACGGCGCCCTGGTAGATGTCGACGCAGGCGTGCCCCACGGCCAGCAGCAGGATCGATGTCTTGTTTCGCACCCCACCCATGCTGGGAGCAGCATCCCATGTCGCGCTTCCGATAGATTGACAGGTGATGCAGGAAATCCGCCACACGGCTGTCGCGCCGACCCGGACCCAGCACCTGGCCTCCGGCGGCGAGATCGACGCGCACCGCCAGGACGACCACCAGATCGCCTACGCCAGCCGCGGCACCATTGCGGTGACCACCGATGCCGGCTCCTGGATCGCTCCCGCCACCCGCGCGCTCTGGATCCCCGGCGGCACCGTCCACCGGCACCAGGCCCACGGCGAACTCGACCTCCACCTCGTCGGCCTGCCCACCACCGACAACCCCCTCGGCCTGGACACACCCGCGGTCCTCGCCGTCAGCCCTCTCCTGCGCGAACTCATCGTCACCTACACCCGCGACCCCGACAACGACACCCCACCCCGCCACCGCCTACGCGCCGTCATGCTCGACCAGCTCACCCTCTCCCCGGAACGGCCCCTCCACCTGCCGGCCCCCACCGACCCCCTGCTCCGCGCACTGCACGACATCCTGCGCACCGACCCGGCCGACAACCGCTCCCTCGACGACCACGGACGCCGGATCGGTGCCAGCGCCCGCACCCTCTCCCGCCGCCTCCGCGACGACCTCGGCCTCACCTACCCTCAATGGCGCACCCAGATCAGGCTCCACCACGCCCTGATCCTCCTGGCCGACGACACCCCCGTCACCACCGTCGCCCACCACTGCGGCTGGTCGTCCGCCAGCACCTTCATCGACGTCTTCCGCCGCACCTTCGGCCACACCCCCGGCACCCGCCCCACCACCTGACCGCACGAGCCGGTCAGCGACACGAGCCGTCAGATCCTCGGTCAGACACGGCCCAAGGCCTTTCGTCCGGCTCAGGCCGCACCCGATGCTGCGCGATCAAGGTCCGGGTGTGGGCGATGCCGAGCGGAAGGGCACGAGGGCGGCGGGTATGTGCTCGCGGATGAACTCGGGGGCGCGCTGAACGGTCGGCCTCCGAACGCGGGCCTTCATCACCTGCTCGCCAAGGGCGCCCCTTCGGCAGGCAGGGTCAGCACGCAGGGGGCGACGGGGCCGGGCAGCCCGACGACCTCCCCCATGTTCTGCCAGCCCCAGGACGCGAAGGCGGCTTGTCCTGCTTGGTCGGCGGGATGCAGCAGGGTGACCCCGAGCGGGGAGTGCAGGTCTGTGAGCAGACGCTGTTGCAGGCGGCGGGCGATATCGCGGTGCTGAGCGTGCGGATCGGCCACGACCTGGGTGAGAAGGACGAACCGTGCGCGGGAGGTGAGCCGGTGGATGATCTCCTGGAGCGTTCCGTCGAACCCCTGGCGGCCGGAGCCGTCCGAGCCCGCCGGGAAACCGAAGGCGCAACCGACCAGTCTCGTTGTCTCGGCGACCAGCAGGGCGAAGCCGGGGCGGTGGGCAGTGACCGCCAAGCGGTGCAGGAAGTCTCCGCGGTCGTGGTACGCCTCGCCGGCGGTGCCCGCGACGGACTCCGCAGCCAGGTCCGCGATGTCCTCGCGCATGTCTTCGGCCTGCCAGCGGGTCAGCCGGCGAAGGCGGATCGCGTCCTTGAGGACCGGCTGGTCCGGTCGACGAGCGGGGGCCCCGGGCGCCCGCGTCGCGGTGCTCACGAGGTCGCCGGACGGCGCGGGGGCCGCGAGGAGCAGCGACGTGGATCCGGTGGAATCGAGGAGCCTGGTGATCTGCGCGCACGGGTGGTGCAGCCGCAGGTGAGCGTGGACCCGGTCGGCGCGTCGTGATGCCGACAGGAGGATGTCCAGGCCCCTGCCGTCGCAGGATCCGACCGTGGTCAGGTCGACGTCGATCACGCTGACGCCGTCCAGCAGACATCGCTCCAACGCGGCCCGCAGCAGCGGTGTCGTGGCAGGTCCGATGTCACCGGCGAGCGTGACGAGCGTCCGCTCCCCACGATTCCGACGATGGATGTCCAGCCGGGAAAGGGCCATCACGTTTCCCCTCGGCCG
The Streptomyces sp. NBC_01723 genome window above contains:
- a CDS encoding STAS domain-containing protein; the encoded protein is MALSRLDIHRRNRGERTLVTLAGDIGPATTPLLRAALERCLLDGVSVIDVDLTTVGSCDGRGLDILLSASRRADRVHAHLRLHHPCAQITRLLDSTGSTSLLLAAPAPSGDLVSTATRAPGAPARRPDQPVLKDAIRLRRLTRWQAEDMREDIADLAAESVAGTAGEAYHDRGDFLHRLAVTAHRPGFALLVAETTRLVGCAFGFPAGSDGSGRQGFDGTLQEIIHRLTSRARFVLLTQVVADPHAQHRDIARRLQQRLLTDLHSPLGVTLLHPADQAGQAAFASWGWQNMGEVVGLPGPVAPCVLTLPAEGAPLASR
- a CDS encoding MFS transporter is translated as MRNKTSILLLAVGHACVDIYQGAVAALIPFFVAERDYTYAVASGIVLAASLLSSVAQPLFGVLTDRWAMPWLLPVSTLLGGVGIALSGLSGSYGLTLFFVAVSGIGVAAYHPESARVARKAGQGSHSAMSWFSLGGNIGFALAPLMVSAAIGHGSLRWTPVLVLPALAGAALCVPVLRMLARPRTGTAKTQVPPGADDVASFVRLSLAVVFRSVVFTGLSTFISLYAQQRMQGSTTAGTAALFLLFLGGAAGSVLGGFLANRYNRVRVCRWSYLLSIAAVTGVIHTPGPAMFLFVALTSAGLYVPFSLQVTLGQDYLPSRIGTASGITLGLTVSIGGLVSPLLGHLADTTSLRTALTPLIAMPALSWLLFRTLPEPTTPTRTATPTPASASAQQAAHPRAADEQCPCCRAERAGCQKATS
- a CDS encoding AraC family transcriptional regulator — translated: MQEIRHTAVAPTRTQHLASGGEIDAHRQDDHQIAYASRGTIAVTTDAGSWIAPATRALWIPGGTVHRHQAHGELDLHLVGLPTTDNPLGLDTPAVLAVSPLLRELIVTYTRDPDNDTPPRHRLRAVMLDQLTLSPERPLHLPAPTDPLLRALHDILRTDPADNRSLDDHGRRIGASARTLSRRLRDDLGLTYPQWRTQIRLHHALILLADDTPVTTVAHHCGWSSASTFIDVFRRTFGHTPGTRPTT